From a single Ischnura elegans chromosome 7, ioIscEleg1.1, whole genome shotgun sequence genomic region:
- the LOC124162801 gene encoding uncharacterized protein LOC124162801: MSVVHQHRRCYVPGCRSGLDKDRADRKKKGLRIPSLHAAPKDPERLALWSQIICRTDRPLRSKDSVCDLHFKEDEIVRYNEIRGLPGGEILRIERCSTALKKDAVPSIFPPPDAYKTRKTRGCPTVKPSASPNPDECISIDSEDDFAASVVIPEVFDFQVLMKEALNIVLPSDMWTVGVLKGNQVIFANWSDGETVEAKKRVLIDDELQVKIFFGNINATLKNMKEVHSLAEVGAFLIVIDQLNICQSSRSPKCLGYSLPRGNAVKETSVEQCHNCQKAEEESFTLDREEEKVGNIGLQKRILRKPSESGKLSDQLHKKKSKVFPEKGVYPEGKHCPEGANISVCDESCAVDNIEMELGEEVEIEEWAPPPEWRSLATPLRLLSPPPEDFVRPAFSPSETFEKRMGEGTSTLDIETLVRDIHRISLPSDSWTLGVVKRKRLIFASWKVDGVLEAEKRLVVDEDLNCKVIFGNMILAIDEIRSVTKFEDIGRYMYIIDKMSICKGIGSGRRAASCPGYFILGQVRGMGSCLLRCAYCQGAFEESMRIRRMKQGHEHVRAKAQGKVWKNLKMLSDLYPEMKRVVKSHAL, from the exons ATGAGTGTTGTCCATCAGCACCGCAGGTGTTATGTACCAGGATGCAGAAGTGGTTTAGACAAAGACCGTGCCGACAGAAAGAAGAAGGGTTTAAGGATTCCTAGTTTGCATGCTGCTCCAAAG GACCCCGAACGCCTGGCCCTCTGGAGTCAAATCATTTGTCGGACAGATCGTCCTTTAAGAAGCAAGGACTCTGTGTGTGACCTACATTTTAAGGAAGATGAAATTGTGAGGTATAATGAAATTCGTGGTCTTCCTGGTGGTGAGATTCTTAGAATTGAAAGATGCAGTACTGCCCTGAAGAAGGATGCTGTTCCCTCAATTTTTCCACCTCCGGATGCATATAAAACAAGGAAAACGAGGGGCTGTCCGACTGTAAAACCATCAGCATCCCCCAACCCTGATGAATGTATTAGCATCGATTCTGAGGATGATTTTGCTGCAAGTGTGGTTATTCCCGAGGTCTTTGATTTTCAAGTGCTCATGAAAGAAGCCCTTAATATTGTACTCCCATCGGACATGTGGACTGTTGGTGTCCTGAAAGGGAATCAAGTGATATTTGCCAATTGGAGTGATGGTGAAACCGTTGAAGCAAAGAAAAGGGTTTTGATAGATGATGAATTGCAAGTTAAG ATATTTTTTGGGAATATTAATGCTACATTGAAGAACATGAAGGAAGTTCACAGCCTTGCAGAAGTTGGAGCTTTTCTGATTGTGATTGACCAGTTAAATATCTGTCAAAGTTCCAG ATCCCCCAAGTGCTTGGGATATTCCCTTCCAAGAGGCAATGCTGTGAAAGAAACTTCAGTGGAACAATGTCACAATTGCCAAAAAGCAGAGGAAGAATCATTTACGCTGGATAGGGAAGAGGAAAAGGTTGGCAACATTGGATTACAGAAAAGGATATTAAGAAAACCATCTGAGTCAGGCAAACTCTCTGACCAGTTGCACAAGAAG AAGAGCAAGGTATTTCCAGAAAAAGGAGTGTATCCTGAAGGGAAGCATTGTCCAGAGGGAGCAAATATAAGTGTATGTGACGAGTCATGTGCTGTGGACAATATTGAAATGGAATTGGGGGAGGAGGTTGAGATTGAAGAGTGGGCTCCACCTCCTGAGTGGCGCTCCCTGGCCACGCCCTTGCGCCTCCTCAGTCCCCCTCCTGAGGACTTTGTCAG GCCTGCTTTCTCTCCATCTGAGACGTTTGAGAAGAGAATGGGAGAAGGTACCTCAACATTGGATATCGAGACACTTGTGAGAGATATTCATCGCATATCACTACCAAGTGATTCATGGACCTTGGGCGTTGTGAAAAGGAAGCGTCTAATATTTGCCAGCTGGAAAGTAGACGGGGTGTTAGAGGCTGAGAAAAGATTAGTTGTGGATGAGGACCTTAATTGCAAG GTTATTTTTGGCAACATGATACTGGCTATAGATGAGATCAGAAGTGTCACTAAATTTGAAGATATTGGTCGCTATATGTATATTATTGATAAGATGAGCATATGTAAAGGAATTGGATCTGGCAGGAG AGCTGCTTCCTGCCCTGGTTATTTCATACTGGGTCAAGTACGAGGTATGGGGTCTTGCCTTTTACGCTGTGCCTATTGCCAAGGAGCATTTGAAGAATCTATGAGGATTAGAAGAATGAAGCAAGGGCATGAACATGTGCGGGCCAAAGCCCAGGGAAAGGTCTGGAAAAACCTCAAGATGCTATCAG ATCTCTACCCGGAAATGAAGAGGGTTGTGAAGTCTCATGCACTGTGA